CGTGAGAGTGGAACAGACCATGATGGCGGTCCGCCTGTTCGAACATGGCGGACCCGAGGTGCTCCAGTACCTGGAGGTACCCATCCCCCAGGTCGGCCCCGACGACATCCTGCTGCGCGTGCACGCCACCGCCGTCAACAGCTGGGACATCCGCTACCGCACCGGCAACCTGCCCGAGCCCCTGCCGGGACGACCCGCGTGGCCGCTGCCGTTCCAGCTCGGCCGGGACGCCGCCGGCGAAATCGTCGCCACCGGCACCAACGTCACCAAGTGGCACCCCGGCGACCGAGCCGTCCAACTCCCCCACCCACCATGCCGCAACTGCGCCCTGTGCATCCGCGGACTGGAAAACCTGTGCGTCGACACCGCCTACCCCGGACACCAGACCTTCGGCGGATACGCCCAATACGTCGTACGCCACCAGGACACCGTCCTGCCCATCCCCGACGGCATCGACTACGCAACCGCCGCCGCCACCATGTGGACCTACACCACCCCCCTCAACTGCGCACGCCAGGCACCCGTCGGCCCCGGCGACACAGTGCTCATCACCGGCGCCAGCGGCGGCATGGCCACCGCCTGCGCCCAACTGGCCAAACTCAGCGGCGCCACCGTCATCGGCACCACCACCAAAGCAGACCGCGACGACGCACTCAAGACGCTCGGCTACGACCACATCCTGCACTCCACCGACCCCCACCTGCCCGCACAGGTCAGACAGCTGACACACGGACTGGGCGCCGACGCCGTCTGGGACTGCGTCGGCGGCAACGACTTCTTCCAGCTCTCCCTGTCCTGCGCACGCCTCGGCGCCACCGTCACCGTCCTGGGCACACCCCCCAGCCAAAGCTCCCGCCTCGAACTGGACGCACTCACCCTCATCGGCCAGCAAGTGAAGATCGCCGGGGTACGCGGCGCCACCCGGCGCGACCAGCAACTGTGCCTTCAACTACTGGCCGCCGGACACATCCACCCCATCATCGACCGGTCCTACCCCCTCGCAGAAGCAGCCCAGGCCCACACCTACCTGGAAAGCCACCGCCAGGTCGGCAAAGTCATCCTCCTGCCCTGACACCTGGGGCCCGCGGCCGTTGGAGTGCGACGTTCGTACTCCACCGGAGCAGCACGCCCACCGCGAAGCGCCGGCGCCCTCGCCGCGGCCCGGCGCCGGATGGGCGACGCCAGGCACGACACGCACCGTACGCTGGCCACATTCGAGGCCTCCGCCTCCGGGCCATCGGTCGCCCCGCGGCCCTGACGGCCCTCCCCCGCCCCCTGCCCCTCCCCCTCGGCGACCGAAAGCGAGCACGATGAGTACGCAGCGCGTTCTGGTCGTCGACGACGAACCCAAGATCCGCATGACCGTGCGCGGTTACCTGGAATCGGACGGCTTCCACGTCGTCGAAGCCGCGGACGGACCCTCCGCCCTCAAGGCCGTCACCCGTGACCGGCCGGACCTCGTCGTGCTCGACGTGATGCTTCCGGGACTGGACGGATTCCAGGTCCTGCGCCGCATCCGGGAGGCCAGCCAGATCCCGGTGATCCTGCTGACCGCCCGCGACGAGGAAGTCGACCGGCTGATCGGCTTCACCACCGGCAGCGACGACTACGTCACCAAGCCGTTCAGCCCTCGCGAACTGGCACTGCGGGTGCGCGCGATTCTCAGACGCACCGACAACCGCGCCGAGACGGCCCAAGAGGACGACGTGCTCCGCTTCGACGGACTGACCGTCGATCCCGAGACACGAACCGTCCTCGTCGACGCCGACCGGACGGTGGAGTTGTCAGCCCTCGACTTCGATCTGCTGTTCGCGATGGTCCGGGCCCCCGGGCGGGTCTTCACCCGGCGTGGCCTGCTCGCCCAGGTGTGGGGCGAGGACTTCTTCGGCGACGAGCGCGTCGTCGACGTACACATCCGCACCCTGCGACGCGCGCTCGGCGACGACGCGAACGCACCCCGGTTCGTCGGCACCGTTCGCTCCATCGGCTACCGGTTCATCGGGCGCCCTGCCTAGCGGCCAGGAAGGACACCCACCCATGTCTCCCTCCCGCTTCCCGGCCCACCCCGGGTACCGTGCGCGGCTGCGTCGCGTCCAGGCCCGACTGTCGCTGCGCAACCGGCTGGTGCTCTCCCATGTCATGGTGCTCCTCCTGGCACTACTGGCCATGGCGATGATCAGCGCCCTGATCGAGGTGTGGCTCGACTTCGACGACATCGAAGGCGACTTCGTCGTGCAGGTCGGCCTGTTGTCCGGGGTAGCCGCGGCGTTCCCGGCGTCCTACGCCCTGTCCCGGTTTCTGCTGCGCCCGCTCGACAGGGTGCGCGTCGCCACGGCCCGGCTCGCCGAGGGACACTACGACGACGTCCTCGAACTGCCCAGCGAGCCGGGCCTGGCAGCGTTGGTACAGGACGTCAACAAGCTGGCGGCGGCCCTCGCCGACACCGAGCGCCGCCGAGCAAGACTGATCTCCGAGGTCGCCCACGAGATGCGCACCCCCATCACCATCCTGCGCGGCCAGATCGAGGGCATCGCCGACGGCATCTTCACCCCCGACGAGGCGATGTTCGCCTCCCTCGCCGACGAC
Above is a window of Streptomyces sp. NBC_00490 DNA encoding:
- a CDS encoding quinone oxidoreductase family protein, which produces MEQTMMAVRLFEHGGPEVLQYLEVPIPQVGPDDILLRVHATAVNSWDIRYRTGNLPEPLPGRPAWPLPFQLGRDAAGEIVATGTNVTKWHPGDRAVQLPHPPCRNCALCIRGLENLCVDTAYPGHQTFGGYAQYVVRHQDTVLPIPDGIDYATAAATMWTYTTPLNCARQAPVGPGDTVLITGASGGMATACAQLAKLSGATVIGTTTKADRDDALKTLGYDHILHSTDPHLPAQVRQLTHGLGADAVWDCVGGNDFFQLSLSCARLGATVTVLGTPPSQSSRLELDALTLIGQQVKIAGVRGATRRDQQLCLQLLAAGHIHPIIDRSYPLAEAAQAHTYLESHRQVGKVILLP
- a CDS encoding response regulator transcription factor translates to MSTQRVLVVDDEPKIRMTVRGYLESDGFHVVEAADGPSALKAVTRDRPDLVVLDVMLPGLDGFQVLRRIREASQIPVILLTARDEEVDRLIGFTTGSDDYVTKPFSPRELALRVRAILRRTDNRAETAQEDDVLRFDGLTVDPETRTVLVDADRTVELSALDFDLLFAMVRAPGRVFTRRGLLAQVWGEDFFGDERVVDVHIRTLRRALGDDANAPRFVGTVRSIGYRFIGRPA